One Aciduliprofundum boonei T469 genomic region harbors:
- a CDS encoding helix-turn-helix domain-containing protein, with product MKLASQLKNLIREEEKERGFHIFASKHRRDVFRELTRAPCQTSSAIAKTLNYDVQDVEWHLRKLIENGFIEKREHKKRLFYPSGLVMDEDVPLFALINKKSGWLIVNSLKERCRDMPFLYRHVSRSTAYRVVDELRTLELIEEIKGSKRLICLNENFYDKIEKYDAIGIEFKKNFISRVERRGYRVEVIGTYKYELTIRIVGIENFTLGIYISPLRTILEERVWS from the coding sequence TTGAAACTCGCCTCCCAGCTTAAAAATCTGATAAGGGAGGAAGAAAAAGAAAGGGGCTTCCATATATTTGCAAGCAAGCATAGGAGAGATGTATTCAGGGAACTAACAAGGGCACCTTGTCAGACATCATCCGCTATTGCAAAAACCTTAAACTATGATGTGCAAGATGTTGAATGGCACCTGAGAAAATTGATAGAAAATGGATTTATAGAGAAGAGAGAGCATAAGAAAAGGCTGTTTTATCCATCTGGGCTTGTTATGGATGAAGATGTACCTCTATTCGCATTGATAAACAAAAAGAGTGGTTGGCTCATTGTAAATTCTCTCAAGGAAAGATGCAGGGATATGCCCTTTCTTTACAGGCATGTAAGTCGCTCAACTGCTTACAGAGTTGTGGACGAGCTGCGCACTCTTGAACTCATAGAAGAGATAAAGGGCTCAAAAAGGTTAATATGCCTAAATGAAAATTTTTATGATAAAATTGAAAAGTACGATGCCATAGGTATAGAATTCAAAAAGAATTTTATAAGCAGAGTGGAGAGAAGAGGATATAGAGTTGAAGTCATAGGTACTTACAAGTACGAACTCACAATTAGAATTGTTGGCATAGAAAACTTCACATTGGGTATTTACATATCTCCTTTAAGAACAATTTTGGAGGAAAGAGTATGGAGCTAA